In one bacterium genomic region, the following are encoded:
- a CDS encoding efflux RND transporter permease subunit — translation MFLTRAAVRNPVMVLMVCIAVVVLSQIGLQRLPRDLFPQITIPVISVQTNYNGASPETMERTVTYPLEQAVTRVAGVTQILSTTRQGSSNIQIWFGWGANLDVAEIEVIQNVQRALRNLPTGVSQPFVLKFDISNIPAVQVVVGGGGLDARQLYDLAYNTIEPQLERIPGVSQAFVNGGLLRQINVNVDPNKLQATGLTLQNVISAISNYNALIPAGNIQNPQINYQLNVPTLLQNVPQIQHVVVASNNGVPVHVGDVAQVVDGAATQTQIVRVNGRPGVLLFVARQPDANTIGVVNAVRAALPGLTGIPKGVTLTLSFDQSQYIRAAISTLAQEAMIGALLTFLVVLVFLRSLWSVVIVSVGIPLSVSSALLLLYFSGQTLNIFTLGGLTLAIGRLVDDAIVVRENITRHLAVPGTPVLQAVLEATQEVGLPVLASTSTTIAVFFPVVFLSGIAQRLFVPMALTVIFALAASYVVSMTIDPLLSLRLLRSTTGGEIAGTGVFPRLARWSERTMEAIDAQYLRSLEWTLRRSPLVLGAIAAAFVMSLFAARGIGSEFFPATDESQFSVQVQAPQGTAVQTASAVVEQIANIVRQTIPSNAVTAVYTNTGVPANSGFGSNAGQNYGEVEVRLASPTHRAKSSDDYANDVRLAIAGRFPGVLTFIRTGGLEHAVVNFGSAAPIDIQLLGYDQAVGQQFAQQVAAMVSAVPGAADVQITPRGQSPDFNVNIDKEKAAELGLTPTAVANAINTAIAGNVATASQFIDPVSGNEYNLVVQLQQQYRSQPEDLGGVPLNALPDPAAANSPPQPMVPIHLRDVAQISLGSTPLQINRKNEQRVIDVTANVVNRPLGAVSQDIVSDLNRLPFPAGFTYHMAGQTEAQSGAFASLGFAMVMALMLVYMIMASQFQSLVDPFVIMFTVPLGFMGVIWMLLLTHTTLSIISFMGVIMMIGIVVSNGILLVDYANKQQAQGLPAHAAVVQAGRIRLRPILMTAIATVCGMIPMALGLGEGAETNMPLARAVIGGLAVSTALTLLLIPLLYVLFEERFPRRRRREAS, via the coding sequence GTGTTTCTGACCCGCGCGGCCGTTCGCAACCCGGTCATGGTCTTGATGGTGTGCATCGCCGTCGTCGTGCTGAGTCAGATCGGGCTGCAGCGGCTCCCGCGCGACCTGTTCCCCCAGATCACCATCCCGGTCATCTCGGTGCAGACCAACTACAACGGGGCCAGCCCGGAGACGATGGAGCGGACCGTCACCTACCCGCTCGAGCAAGCGGTGACCCGCGTCGCGGGCGTGACCCAGATCCTGTCCACGACCCGACAGGGCAGCAGCAACATCCAGATCTGGTTCGGTTGGGGCGCGAACCTCGACGTGGCCGAGATCGAGGTGATTCAGAACGTCCAGCGGGCCCTGCGAAACCTGCCCACCGGCGTTTCGCAGCCGTTCGTATTGAAGTTCGACATTTCGAACATCCCGGCCGTGCAAGTGGTCGTCGGCGGCGGCGGCCTCGACGCGCGCCAGTTGTACGACCTCGCGTACAACACGATCGAACCCCAACTCGAGCGCATCCCAGGCGTCTCGCAGGCGTTCGTGAACGGGGGTCTGCTTCGCCAGATCAACGTCAACGTCGACCCGAACAAGCTCCAGGCGACCGGGTTGACGCTCCAGAATGTGATCAGCGCGATCAGCAACTACAACGCGCTGATCCCCGCCGGCAACATCCAAAACCCGCAAATCAACTACCAGCTGAACGTGCCGACGTTGCTGCAGAACGTCCCGCAGATTCAGCACGTCGTGGTCGCGAGCAACAACGGCGTCCCGGTGCACGTCGGGGACGTCGCCCAGGTCGTCGACGGCGCTGCGACGCAGACCCAGATCGTGCGCGTCAACGGTCGTCCCGGCGTGCTGCTCTTCGTGGCGCGCCAGCCGGACGCCAACACGATCGGGGTCGTGAACGCAGTGCGCGCGGCCCTCCCCGGCCTGACGGGGATCCCGAAGGGCGTGACGCTGACGCTGTCGTTTGATCAGTCGCAGTACATTCGCGCGGCGATTTCGACCCTCGCGCAGGAGGCGATGATCGGCGCGCTGTTGACATTTCTCGTGGTGCTCGTGTTCCTGCGGAGCCTGTGGAGCGTGGTAATCGTCAGCGTCGGGATTCCGCTGTCGGTCTCGTCCGCGCTGCTGCTGCTGTACTTCTCCGGACAGACGTTGAATATTTTTACGCTCGGCGGCCTCACCCTCGCGATCGGCCGCCTCGTGGACGACGCGATCGTCGTCCGCGAAAACATCACACGACACCTGGCGGTGCCCGGCACGCCGGTGCTCCAGGCGGTGCTCGAGGCGACGCAGGAAGTCGGCCTCCCGGTGCTCGCCTCCACGTCGACCACCATTGCCGTGTTCTTCCCGGTGGTGTTCCTAAGCGGCATCGCGCAGCGCTTGTTCGTGCCGATGGCGCTCACCGTCATCTTCGCGCTGGCGGCCTCCTATGTGGTGTCGATGACAATCGACCCGCTGTTGAGCCTGCGGCTGCTCCGGTCGACGACCGGTGGTGAGATCGCCGGCACCGGCGTGTTCCCGCGGCTCGCCCGGTGGAGCGAGCGCACGATGGAGGCGATCGATGCACAGTACCTGCGGTCGCTCGAGTGGACGCTTCGCCGAAGTCCGTTGGTGCTCGGGGCGATCGCCGCGGCGTTTGTGATGTCGCTCTTCGCGGCCCGCGGGATCGGGAGTGAGTTCTTCCCGGCGACGGACGAGAGCCAGTTTTCGGTTCAGGTGCAGGCACCGCAGGGCACGGCGGTGCAGACGGCCTCCGCGGTCGTCGAGCAGATCGCCAACATTGTGCGTCAGACTATTCCGTCGAACGCAGTCACCGCAGTGTACACTAACACGGGCGTGCCCGCGAATAGCGGCTTTGGCTCGAACGCGGGCCAGAACTACGGCGAAGTCGAGGTGCGCCTGGCGTCCCCGACGCATCGGGCGAAATCCTCAGACGACTATGCGAACGATGTCCGTCTGGCGATCGCCGGGCGGTTCCCCGGTGTCCTCACGTTCATCCGGACGGGCGGGTTGGAACACGCCGTCGTCAACTTCGGCTCCGCGGCGCCCATCGATATCCAGTTGCTGGGATACGACCAGGCCGTTGGGCAACAATTTGCCCAGCAGGTCGCGGCGATGGTGTCGGCCGTTCCGGGCGCCGCCGACGTCCAGATCACGCCGCGCGGCCAGTCGCCTGACTTTAACGTGAACATCGACAAGGAAAAGGCAGCGGAACTGGGGTTGACCCCGACCGCGGTGGCGAACGCGATTAACACGGCGATCGCCGGGAACGTCGCGACGGCGAGCCAGTTCATCGATCCGGTGAGCGGCAACGAGTACAACCTCGTGGTCCAACTGCAACAACAGTACCGGTCGCAGCCGGAGGATCTGGGCGGGGTGCCGCTCAACGCCCTGCCGGATCCGGCGGCCGCGAACTCGCCGCCACAGCCGATGGTGCCGATCCACCTACGCGACGTCGCGCAGATTTCGCTCGGCAGCACGCCGCTGCAGATCAACCGAAAGAACGAACAGCGCGTGATCGATGTCACCGCCAACGTAGTGAACCGGCCGCTCGGCGCGGTCTCGCAGGACATCGTGAGCGACTTGAACCGGTTGCCGTTCCCGGCGGGCTTCACGTACCACATGGCCGGTCAGACGGAGGCACAGTCGGGGGCGTTCGCGAGCCTGGGGTTCGCAATGGTCATGGCGCTCATGCTCGTGTACATGATCATGGCGTCGCAGTTCCAGTCGCTCGTCGATCCGTTTGTGATCATGTTCACCGTGCCGCTGGGCTTCATGGGCGTCATCTGGATGCTGCTGCTCACGCACACCACGCTCTCGATCATCTCGTTCATGGGCGTCATCATGATGATCGGCATCGTGGTGAGCAACGGCATCCTGCTCGTGGACTACGCGAACAAGCAACAGGCGCAGGGGTTGCCGGCCCACGCGGCCGTAGTGCAGGCCGGCCGGATCCGGCTGCGCCCGATCCTCATGACCGC
- a CDS encoding efflux RND transporter periplasmic adaptor subunit, with translation MRGKSRPWGWIALVCAALVAGLLVGRASPPQPSTQAAQQTAPAGARTRVAATVGVGHPVFQDLPITLRLTASIASLREAVVLPKTSGYLQSVTVRAGDTVTAGQVVAIVDHDQLNAQVSQAQATLAAAQTGVQTSQASVAVAQAQELNAVAGLRTAEANLGNAKAGLVKAEATLVDAESTYRRTVMLVQQGAQAQQNLDDAKATVATDQAAVDQAAAQVRASEAQVTQARTQIAAQQQQVTAARSQVQTQLAQAASQAAALQNAQIGLQNATIVAPFNGIVVSRSLDSGAYVTPGTSTPIVTIADLDGLDVVVNVSETQMSMIHKGGKVQVVVDAFPGRTFVGVVSRIAGGVDPQTRTVQVEVDLPNPGHLLRPGMYATAEISAGSQRALVVPLSAIITLGTESYVWAVVEGKTTQRQVAIGRETGTLVEITGGITQSDLIVFRGSDQVREGQPVKASPVGL, from the coding sequence GTGAGGGGTAAGTCTCGACCCTGGGGATGGATCGCGTTGGTGTGCGCGGCGCTCGTCGCCGGGCTGCTGGTCGGACGCGCCTCGCCGCCCCAGCCGTCGACCCAAGCCGCCCAGCAGACCGCGCCGGCCGGGGCGCGAACCCGCGTCGCGGCGACCGTCGGGGTCGGGCACCCAGTGTTTCAAGACCTGCCGATCACGTTGCGATTGACCGCGAGCATCGCATCGCTTCGCGAGGCGGTGGTCCTGCCGAAAACGTCCGGGTATCTCCAATCGGTCACGGTTCGCGCCGGCGACACGGTGACGGCCGGGCAGGTGGTCGCGATCGTGGACCACGACCAGCTCAACGCGCAGGTCAGCCAGGCTCAGGCAACGCTGGCCGCGGCGCAGACCGGTGTGCAGACCTCGCAGGCGTCGGTGGCGGTCGCCCAGGCCCAGGAACTGAACGCAGTGGCCGGGCTGCGGACCGCAGAGGCGAACCTCGGCAACGCTAAGGCCGGACTCGTCAAGGCCGAAGCGACGCTCGTGGACGCCGAGAGTACGTACCGCCGGACGGTGATGCTCGTTCAGCAGGGCGCGCAGGCGCAGCAGAACCTGGACGATGCCAAGGCGACTGTCGCAACCGACCAAGCGGCGGTGGATCAGGCAGCCGCCCAGGTCCGCGCCTCGGAGGCGCAAGTTACCCAGGCCCGGACGCAGATTGCCGCGCAACAGCAACAAGTCACCGCTGCGAGGTCGCAGGTCCAGACGCAGCTGGCACAGGCGGCCAGCCAGGCGGCGGCATTGCAGAACGCCCAGATCGGGCTGCAAAACGCGACGATTGTAGCACCGTTCAACGGGATCGTCGTGAGCCGGAGCCTCGACTCCGGCGCGTACGTCACGCCCGGCACCTCGACGCCGATCGTGACGATCGCCGACCTCGACGGCCTCGACGTCGTCGTGAACGTGAGCGAGACGCAGATGTCGATGATCCACAAGGGCGGCAAGGTCCAGGTGGTTGTCGACGCCTTTCCTGGCCGAACGTTCGTCGGCGTCGTGAGCCGCATCGCGGGCGGGGTGGACCCGCAGACCCGAACCGTGCAGGTCGAGGTTGACTTGCCGAACCCCGGGCACCTGCTGCGGCCTGGCATGTACGCGACTGCGGAGATTTCCGCTGGCAGCCAGCGCGCGCTAGTCGTGCCGCTGAGCGCGATCATTACGCTCGGTACGGAGAGCTACGTGTGGGCGGTGGTGGAGGGCAAGACGACGCAGCGCCAAGTTGCCATCGGGCGTGAAACGGGTACGCTCGTGGAGATTACCGGCGGCATCACCCAGTCGGACCTGATCGTGTTTCGCGGGTCCGATCAGGTCCGGGAGGGCCAGCCCGTGAAGGCATCCCCGGTCGGTTTGTAG
- a CDS encoding MerR family transcriptional regulator: MVRKRGSDSMATFYQIGEVCHLSGLTPRALHYYDEIGLLVPTERLAGGHRLYTAQDLERIEQIKDLKRLLGLSLSEIKRILDADEARTQHLADARRATDPARRRRAVESALEITQAQLLSVRDKVQQLGRLQRQLERHVRELRRLYHESGASGEAEKVGGQV; the protein is encoded by the coding sequence GTGGTCCGCAAGCGCGGCTCCGACAGCATGGCGACGTTCTATCAGATCGGCGAGGTCTGCCACCTGAGCGGGCTGACGCCGCGGGCGCTGCACTATTACGATGAGATCGGGTTGCTGGTGCCGACCGAGCGATTGGCGGGAGGGCACCGGCTGTACACCGCGCAGGATCTCGAACGGATCGAGCAGATCAAGGATCTGAAACGTCTCCTTGGGTTGTCCCTGAGCGAGATCAAGCGCATTCTGGACGCGGACGAAGCGCGTACGCAACACCTCGCTGACGCGAGGCGGGCGACCGACCCCGCGCGCCGGCGCCGGGCGGTGGAGAGCGCACTCGAGATTACCCAGGCGCAACTCCTCTCGGTGCGCGACAAGGTGCAGCAGCTGGGGAGGCTGCAACGGCAGCTCGAGCGCCACGTGCGCGAGTTGAGGCGACTGTACCATGAGTCCGGCGCAAGCGGCGAGGCCGAGAAGGTAGGAGGCCAGGTGTGA
- a CDS encoding PPOX class F420-dependent oxidoreductase — protein MPAQIAEPVRQFLEEPNVAVLATQFPSNRLQTTPVWFLYADGQILINTSKGRAKLRNIDAHREVALAIVDAQNPYRYVQIQGKVVAIDPKSGARDIDRLSQRYLGKPYAYSANDRPENRVTILIEPQRVSAQGL, from the coding sequence ATGCCCGCGCAGATCGCCGAGCCTGTCCGCCAGTTCCTCGAAGAGCCGAACGTCGCCGTGCTCGCGACCCAGTTCCCATCCAACAGGCTGCAGACCACGCCCGTGTGGTTCTTGTACGCCGATGGTCAAATCCTGATCAACACGTCGAAGGGCCGCGCAAAACTCCGAAACATCGACGCCCACCGCGAGGTCGCGCTCGCGATCGTGGACGCGCAGAACCCGTACCGCTACGTGCAGATCCAGGGAAAGGTTGTGGCGATCGACCCCAAGAGCGGCGCGCGCGACATCGATCGGCTGTCGCAGCGCTACCTCGGCAAACCATACGCGTATTCCGCAAACGACCGGCCCGAGAACCGCGTCACGATTCTGATCGAGCCGCAGCGCGTCAGCGCGCAGGGTCTGTAG
- a CDS encoding ECF transporter S component, which yields MGTQRLVATAMFAAVAFVVMAVVQVPLLPYAPYLTYDPSDAVGLLAGVLYGPGAGVTVVLLKDALFFLLRARGPIGPAADFIAAATFVAVTAWAYRRVRGSFARRLIYAAAAGTAARVLIMIPANFGLLALQFGMTPSRVAGMLLPVIVPFNAVKAAANALIALLGAEPVVRAVGSRTPVK from the coding sequence ATGGGCACGCAACGGCTTGTGGCGACGGCGATGTTCGCGGCGGTGGCCTTCGTGGTGATGGCGGTGGTGCAGGTTCCGTTGTTGCCGTACGCGCCGTACCTGACCTACGACCCCAGCGACGCCGTCGGCCTGCTCGCCGGCGTGCTGTACGGGCCCGGCGCTGGCGTCACGGTCGTGTTGCTGAAGGACGCGCTGTTCTTCCTGCTGCGCGCGCGCGGCCCGATCGGGCCGGCGGCGGACTTCATTGCGGCGGCGACGTTCGTCGCGGTCACGGCGTGGGCGTACCGACGCGTGCGCGGTTCATTTGCGCGCCGTCTCATCTACGCCGCTGCGGCCGGGACCGCCGCGCGCGTCCTTATCATGATCCCCGCCAACTTTGGGCTGCTGGCGCTCCAGTTTGGCATGACCCCGTCGCGCGTCGCCGGGATGCTGCTCCCGGTCATCGTGCCGTTCAACGCGGTCAAGGCCGCGGCGAATGCATTGATCGCGCTGCTAGGGGCCGAGCCAGTGGTGCGGGCGGTCGGCTCCCGCACCCCTGTGAAATGA
- a CDS encoding CaiB/BaiF CoA-transferase family protein, with protein sequence MTSAPAGPLAGLRVIDTSRVLAGPFCTMLLADLGADVIKIERPGAGDETRAWGPPFVSGGAARESTYYLSINRNKRSLTLDLSRETGRAILHRLAAQVDVVVENFRPGTQTALGVDYETLAALNPRLVYCSISGFGPVGPDRARPGYDLLMQGFTGLMSITGEAGREPVRVGVAVIDLATGTTAMGAILAALYARGPAGRGQHVDLSLMATGVSWMSYAAQSYFATGRQPSPSGSGHPNLVPYQAFRGGDERWFLVAVGNDEQWRRCCEAIGLSCAEDVRFRTNADRVAHRADVIALLERTFAASPAAEWIARLAAAGVPAGPVHAIADLFSHPQAAAAELVQEVVHPQLGALPTLRSAFRFSDTPPGLRLAPPTLGQHTDEILRALGYADPEIARLRADGVV encoded by the coding sequence GTGACATCCGCGCCTGCCGGCCCGTTGGCGGGTCTCCGCGTCATTGACACGTCCCGGGTGCTCGCTGGGCCGTTTTGCACGATGCTGCTCGCCGACCTGGGCGCGGATGTCATCAAGATCGAGCGTCCCGGCGCGGGCGACGAGACGCGCGCCTGGGGACCGCCGTTTGTCTCCGGCGGCGCTGCGCGCGAGTCCACGTACTATCTGTCGATCAACCGGAACAAACGCAGTTTGACGCTGGACTTGTCACGTGAGACCGGCCGCGCGATCCTGCACCGGCTGGCCGCGCAGGTGGACGTCGTCGTGGAAAACTTCCGGCCCGGCACGCAGACGGCGCTCGGGGTGGACTACGAGACGCTCGCCGCCCTGAACCCGCGCCTCGTCTACTGTTCGATTTCGGGCTTCGGCCCCGTCGGGCCCGACCGCGCGCGCCCCGGCTACGACCTGCTGATGCAGGGGTTCACCGGTTTGATGTCCATCACGGGCGAGGCCGGGCGCGAACCGGTGCGCGTGGGCGTGGCCGTGATCGACCTCGCGACGGGGACCACCGCGATGGGCGCCATTCTCGCCGCGCTGTACGCACGGGGCCCGGCGGGCCGGGGGCAGCACGTGGACCTGTCGTTGATGGCAACGGGGGTGTCCTGGATGAGCTACGCGGCGCAGAGCTACTTCGCCACCGGGCGCCAGCCGTCGCCGTCGGGGTCCGGCCACCCGAATCTGGTGCCATATCAGGCGTTCCGGGGCGGGGACGAGCGCTGGTTTCTCGTGGCCGTCGGCAACGACGAGCAGTGGCGCCGGTGTTGCGAGGCGATCGGCCTCTCGTGCGCCGAGGACGTCCGGTTTCGGACGAATGCGGACCGGGTGGCGCATCGCGCCGACGTGATCGCGCTGCTTGAGCGGACGTTTGCGGCGTCCCCGGCCGCCGAGTGGATCGCCAGGTTGGCGGCGGCCGGCGTCCCGGCGGGCCCGGTGCACGCGATCGCCGATCTCTTTTCGCACCCCCAGGCCGCGGCCGCCGAGCTGGTACAGGAGGTCGTCCATCCGCAACTGGGGGCGCTGCCGACGCTGCGCTCCGCGTTCCGGTTCTCGGACACGCCGCCCGGCCTCCGTCTGGCGCCGCCGACGCTCGGCCAACACACGGACGAGATCCTCCGCGCGCTCGGGTACGCGGATCCGGAGATCGCGCGGCTCCGCGCCGACGGCGTGGTGTAG